From the genome of Pelobacter propionicus DSM 2379, one region includes:
- a CDS encoding dihydroorotate dehydrogenase electron transfer subunit, with protein sequence MQFTSMVLSNAEVSPGYHRMRLTAPPEFAAARAGQFVMVRVGGGIDPLLRRPFGIFDLSTHTPLHDGAVSQPCFEMLYRVVGKGTALLSTLHATDRLDVLGPLGTGFDLGTPGAEKLLVGGGVGLAPLYLLARHLVQQSPVRLFAGGRTRDDILCITEFERLGVECYVATEDGSLGECGLVTEALVSRLEQLEGGAELFACGPHPMLKAVAAIAAYHAIPCQVSLEGYMACGVGACLGCVTPGHGHTAETPDYRCVCKEGPVFPAHELGWEE encoded by the coding sequence ATGCAGTTCACCTCCATGGTTCTCTCCAATGCCGAGGTCTCGCCCGGCTACCACCGCATGCGCCTGACCGCGCCCCCCGAATTCGCTGCTGCACGGGCGGGGCAGTTCGTCATGGTGCGGGTGGGTGGCGGCATCGATCCGCTGCTGCGGCGCCCCTTCGGCATCTTCGACCTCTCTACCCACACCCCGCTCCACGACGGCGCCGTCAGCCAGCCCTGCTTCGAGATGCTCTACCGGGTGGTGGGCAAGGGGACCGCGCTCCTCTCCACCCTGCACGCCACCGACCGGCTGGATGTTCTCGGCCCCCTGGGAACGGGGTTCGACCTGGGAACACCGGGCGCGGAGAAGCTGCTGGTGGGGGGTGGGGTCGGTCTGGCTCCGCTCTACCTGCTGGCCCGCCACCTGGTCCAGCAGTCGCCGGTGCGCCTGTTCGCCGGCGGCAGGACCAGGGACGACATCCTCTGTATCACGGAATTCGAGCGACTGGGGGTGGAGTGCTACGTGGCCACCGAGGACGGCTCCCTGGGTGAGTGCGGGCTGGTGACCGAGGCTTTGGTCAGCCGTCTGGAGCAGCTGGAAGGTGGGGCGGAGCTCTTCGCCTGCGGACCGCATCCCATGCTTAAGGCCGTGGCTGCCATCGCCGCCTACCACGCTATACCCTGCCAGGTCTCCCTGGAAGGGTACATGGCCTGCGGTGTGGGCGCCTGCCTGGGGTGCGTTACCCCCGGCCACGGGCATACGGCCGAGACCCCCGATTACCGCTGCGTCTGCAAGGAGGGACCGGTCTTTCCGGCCCATGAGCTGGGATGGGAGGAGTGA
- a CDS encoding PEP-CTERM sorting domain-containing protein, whose translation MSKLFTLLTTIISTISKISDKTACYAIGILFAKKGLEFKNVNKEFGMKKSIVAGLLSGLLAISFAGTASADTIINNSTSGYYNSSIGQILDGTSSYFPAANSGAGDPIYNNMSPAPNLSSANAILGNWLSASPSFNAYWSLASIPSTWAINAETAIVYTINAGSTGLTNVLAQFGVDNGIYVWLDGEYLNGWMAPGGAGTSEYSLNIGSLSAGTHYMQILREDHGGATGYNINVSGDAAPVPEPGTMVLLGAGLLGLAAFGKRRMNKEA comes from the coding sequence ATGTCGAAATTGTTTACACTGCTTACAACAATCATTTCAACCATCAGCAAGATTTCTGACAAAACGGCATGTTACGCAATTGGCATATTATTTGCTAAAAAAGGCCTTGAGTTCAAAAATGTTAACAAGGAGTTTGGCATGAAAAAAAGTATCGTTGCAGGTTTGTTGTCCGGATTACTTGCTATAAGTTTTGCAGGCACTGCATCTGCCGACACCATAATCAACAACTCAACCAGCGGCTATTACAACTCTTCCATTGGACAAATCTTGGATGGCACAAGTTCATATTTTCCCGCAGCAAATAGTGGAGCCGGAGACCCAATATACAATAACATGTCACCTGCACCTAACCTTTCAAGTGCCAATGCAATTTTAGGGAACTGGCTTAGCGCATCTCCAAGCTTCAACGCATACTGGTCATTAGCTTCGATACCATCCACATGGGCTATTAACGCAGAAACAGCCATTGTTTATACCATTAATGCCGGTTCTACAGGACTCACCAATGTACTTGCGCAGTTTGGAGTTGACAATGGTATATACGTCTGGCTTGACGGAGAGTATTTAAACGGTTGGATGGCCCCCGGTGGTGCAGGAACGTCTGAATACTCCCTGAACATCGGCTCATTGTCGGCAGGCACACATTATATGCAGATTCTGAGGGAAGACCATGGAGGTGCAACCGGCTACAACATCAATGTCTCTGGTGACGCTGCTCCGGTTCCCGAACCAGGCACAATGGTGCTTCTTGGTGCTGGCCTGCTTGGTCTGGCTGCCTTCGGCAAACGCCGCATGAACAAAGAAGCATAA
- a CDS encoding cupin domain-containing protein has translation MTPRTLRIMPLVVSFCLMAALGHAGDYVGAVRVEKSLVTSTAGNGQPHRYLRSDRPEVTAMTVVIPPGAGTGWHLHNVPVYAYVLSGTLVVELADNTALTFRQGDYIVEVQDVPHNGRNVGSDDVRLAVFYTGEKGRPNVTRTPGPVTPPELLRTTP, from the coding sequence ATGACACCACGAACTCTGCGAATCATGCCGCTCGTCGTCTCTTTCTGCCTCATGGCTGCCCTCGGCCATGCCGGCGACTATGTGGGGGCGGTCAGGGTGGAAAAGAGCCTGGTGACCAGCACGGCCGGCAACGGCCAGCCACACCGCTACCTGCGCAGTGACCGGCCGGAGGTGACCGCCATGACCGTGGTGATCCCTCCCGGCGCCGGGACCGGCTGGCATCTGCACAATGTGCCGGTGTACGCCTATGTGCTGTCGGGTACGCTGGTGGTGGAACTGGCCGACAATACGGCGCTGACCTTCAGGCAGGGAGATTACATCGTGGAGGTGCAGGATGTGCCCCACAACGGCAGGAACGTCGGCAGCGATGATGTGCGTCTGGCGGTCTTCTACACCGGTGAAAAGGGGCGCCCCAATGTCACCAGGACGCCGGGACCGGTCACGCCTCCGGAGTTGCTCCGGACGACTCCATGA
- a CDS encoding MATE family efflux transporter: MSKLVSEGVFTTIIKMAIPMLAGTFAMNMYNLTNAWFVAKLGTEALAAISFTFPVVMLLMFVTRGLSGGALTLVAHAIGAKDRAKAATLTTHALILAALFGALVCGLGLVTVSPLFSRLGASGQVLEMTVRYMNLWYLGAAVMTLQIVAADIIISTGNTRAVSCLMVGSTLVNVFLDMGLIFGKFGMPNMGIAGAALATIISQLLALAAALYILASRMGLVDPSHLAPGALFSSWSRILAFGVPGALGMILTPISSAVITRLAAGYGNSAVAAMGVASRIEMFAFMIPMTVGMSLIPFVAQNFGAGRIDRIRTARHGTMTFAVLYGVFIGLVFILFAPAMAGLFSTEQAVVDVLCSYIYITCMGYGMLEVHRYAGFIVTGAHYPLQASLLNVIRVLVLLIPLSLAGSYLFQLRGIFFGRLATDMLAGMTGIWWSGRMLSRRRSA, translated from the coding sequence GTGTCAAAACTGGTCAGTGAGGGCGTATTCACAACAATCATCAAGATGGCCATCCCCATGCTTGCCGGGACGTTTGCCATGAACATGTACAACCTTACCAATGCCTGGTTTGTGGCCAAGCTGGGTACCGAGGCGCTGGCGGCCATATCCTTCACCTTTCCGGTGGTCATGCTGCTCATGTTCGTGACCCGGGGCTTAAGCGGCGGCGCCTTGACGCTGGTGGCTCACGCCATCGGCGCTAAGGACCGCGCAAAAGCCGCCACCCTCACCACCCATGCCCTGATCCTCGCCGCACTGTTCGGCGCTCTGGTCTGCGGCCTGGGGCTTGTCACCGTCTCCCCCCTCTTTTCCCGGTTGGGGGCTTCCGGCCAGGTGCTGGAGATGACCGTGCGCTACATGAACCTGTGGTACCTGGGGGCCGCGGTCATGACGTTGCAGATCGTCGCCGCGGACATCATCATCAGCACCGGCAACACCCGGGCAGTCAGTTGCCTGATGGTGGGCAGCACGCTGGTGAACGTGTTCCTGGACATGGGGCTGATATTCGGAAAGTTCGGCATGCCTAACATGGGGATCGCGGGCGCCGCCCTGGCGACGATCATCTCCCAGTTGCTGGCCCTGGCGGCGGCACTGTACATCCTGGCCAGCAGGATGGGGCTTGTCGATCCGTCGCATCTGGCGCCGGGGGCGCTGTTCAGTTCCTGGAGCAGGATTCTCGCCTTCGGCGTGCCTGGCGCCCTGGGCATGATACTGACCCCCATATCGTCCGCGGTGATCACCCGGCTCGCGGCCGGTTACGGCAATAGCGCGGTGGCGGCCATGGGGGTGGCTTCGCGGATAGAGATGTTCGCCTTCATGATCCCCATGACCGTGGGCATGTCGCTGATTCCCTTTGTGGCCCAGAACTTCGGGGCGGGCAGGATCGACCGGATCAGGACGGCGCGGCACGGGACCATGACCTTCGCCGTCCTGTACGGCGTCTTCATCGGCCTTGTGTTCATCCTTTTCGCGCCGGCCATGGCCGGACTCTTCTCCACGGAACAAGCGGTTGTGGATGTGCTCTGCTCCTACATCTACATTACCTGCATGGGCTACGGCATGCTGGAGGTGCATCGCTATGCCGGATTTATCGTCACCGGCGCCCATTACCCCCTGCAGGCATCCCTGCTCAACGTGATTCGGGTGCTGGTTCTGCTGATCCCCCTTTCCTTGGCCGGCAGTTACCTGTTCCAGCTCAGGGGGATCTTCTTCGGCAGGCTGGCCACCGACATGCTGGCCGGGATGACCGGGATCTGGTGGTCAGGCAGGATGCTGTCCAGGAGGAGGTCAGCCTGA
- the rimI gene encoding ribosomal protein S18-alanine N-acetyltransferase: MPAMAEAAPLTIRSMERSDLDAVMAIEQASFPVPWKREHFLQEIHSHLSFPFVALCEGALVGYVCPMSLFEEAQIMDIAVAPEARGRGVASLLLEQAIALSRQRGAERLVLEVRASNLAAIGLYERFGFLRYAVRKGYYEGKEDALLMEKELV; the protein is encoded by the coding sequence ATGCCTGCCATGGCAGAAGCGGCTCCCCTAACCATACGCTCCATGGAACGTTCCGACCTGGACGCCGTCATGGCCATCGAACAGGCCTCCTTTCCCGTTCCCTGGAAGCGCGAGCATTTCCTGCAGGAGATCCACTCCCACCTCTCCTTCCCCTTTGTAGCCCTCTGCGAAGGCGCCCTTGTCGGCTATGTCTGCCCCATGTCGCTGTTCGAGGAGGCGCAGATCATGGATATCGCCGTTGCGCCGGAAGCGCGGGGGAGGGGGGTGGCTTCCCTGCTCCTGGAGCAGGCCATCGCGCTTTCCCGCCAGAGGGGGGCCGAACGTCTGGTCCTGGAGGTTCGTGCATCTAACCTGGCTGCCATCGGGCTGTACGAGCGTTTCGGTTTCCTGCGCTACGCCGTCAGGAAGGGGTATTACGAGGGGAAAGAGGATGCCCTGCTGATGGAGAAGGAGCTGGTCTGA
- a CDS encoding MarR family winged helix-turn-helix transcriptional regulator, producing MHNHKNSADEDALTMYDIEHSIGFLLSKAYQRAWAILREEIEPYDLTPPQFCLLAFLWQQDGLTQAELAEKGQIDRSTIGGMVDRLVKLSLVERRPHPQDRRAHMIHLTGQGKELEQPLSDCAQRARARITSCLNGQEANELTRMLELMRADRRFYEVPTC from the coding sequence ATGCATAATCACAAAAATTCCGCTGACGAGGACGCCCTCACCATGTACGACATCGAACACAGCATCGGGTTCCTCCTCTCCAAGGCCTACCAGCGCGCCTGGGCCATCCTGCGGGAGGAGATCGAACCGTACGACCTGACCCCGCCCCAGTTCTGCCTGCTGGCCTTCCTCTGGCAGCAAGACGGCCTGACCCAGGCCGAACTGGCCGAAAAGGGGCAGATCGACCGTTCCACCATCGGCGGCATGGTGGACCGCCTGGTTAAGCTCTCCCTGGTGGAGCGCAGACCGCACCCCCAGGACCGCCGCGCCCACATGATCCACCTGACCGGACAAGGGAAAGAGCTGGAACAGCCGTTGTCCGACTGCGCCCAACGCGCCCGGGCCAGGATCACCAGCTGCCTGAACGGGCAGGAAGCCAATGAGCTGACACGGATGCTGGAGCTGATGCGCGCCGACCGGAGGTTCTATGAAGTTCCAACCTGTTAG
- a CDS encoding dihydroorotate dehydrogenase, with the protein MKPDMTVNLAGLELRNPVMTASGTFGYGREFADYVDLEKIGAFVTKGLSLKPRPGNPTPRIVETPGGMLNAIGLQNVGIEAFIAEKVPFLARVNTPAIVNFFGSTPEEYAELAGRLDEIPQVAGLEVNISCPNVKQGGIVFGTDPACAGQVVAACRRATKKPLIVKLSPNVTDVVVMAQACADAGADALSLINTLTGMAIDLKSRKPVLANITGGLSGPAIKPVALRMVWQVSRAVQVPLIGIGGITSATDALEFILAGASAVQVGTASFITPSASQEIAQGMERWLEEHGVARVSDLVGALEC; encoded by the coding sequence ATGAAGCCAGATATGACCGTCAACCTGGCCGGGCTTGAATTGCGCAATCCGGTGATGACCGCCTCCGGCACCTTCGGCTATGGCCGGGAATTCGCCGATTATGTGGATCTGGAGAAGATCGGCGCCTTCGTCACCAAGGGGCTTTCGCTGAAGCCGCGCCCGGGCAATCCCACCCCGCGCATCGTGGAGACGCCGGGCGGCATGCTCAACGCCATCGGCCTGCAGAACGTGGGCATCGAGGCCTTCATAGCCGAAAAGGTCCCCTTCCTGGCCAGGGTGAACACGCCCGCCATCGTCAACTTCTTCGGCAGCACGCCCGAGGAGTACGCCGAACTGGCCGGCCGGCTGGACGAAATCCCCCAGGTGGCCGGACTGGAGGTCAACATCTCCTGCCCCAACGTGAAGCAGGGGGGGATCGTCTTCGGCACCGACCCGGCCTGTGCCGGCCAGGTGGTCGCGGCCTGCCGCAGGGCCACCAAAAAACCGCTGATCGTCAAGCTCTCCCCCAATGTGACCGATGTGGTGGTCATGGCCCAGGCCTGCGCCGATGCAGGCGCCGATGCCCTGTCGCTGATCAATACCCTGACCGGCATGGCCATCGACCTGAAGAGCCGCAAGCCGGTGCTGGCCAACATCACCGGCGGCCTGTCCGGGCCGGCCATCAAGCCGGTGGCGCTGCGCATGGTCTGGCAGGTGAGCCGGGCGGTTCAGGTGCCGCTCATCGGCATCGGCGGGATCACGAGCGCCACGGACGCCCTGGAGTTCATTCTGGCCGGGGCCAGCGCCGTGCAGGTGGGCACGGCCAGCTTCATCACCCCCTCAGCTAGCCAGGAGATCGCTCAAGGGATGGAACGCTGGCTGGAGGAGCACGGTGTGGCCCGGGTCAGCGACCTGGTCGGCGCGCTGGAGTGTTGA